A single region of the Candidatus Acidiferrales bacterium genome encodes:
- a CDS encoding histidine kinase dimerization/phospho-acceptor domain-containing protein — protein sequence MPGTKRQQLLSLEKDRSRVWWLSVAIILALSIGVVMFMLPEVLWKPAPSPYRSRVLFAGYCGLMALAVAYLIRRQLSVASLTKKLISDVRLETLVQLNRELINKQLELDKAYARLTESQQNLVRLERLAALGEMSLKMQHEINNPLAVMLGNLALLKQASLPPEIASRIATLEEMARRIQDAVDRLSMDLPHIDVGDSATAPTDF from the coding sequence GTGCCCGGAACCAAACGCCAGCAACTGCTCAGCCTGGAGAAGGATCGCAGCCGGGTCTGGTGGCTGAGCGTGGCCATTATTCTGGCGCTTTCGATCGGCGTAGTGATGTTCATGCTGCCGGAAGTTCTATGGAAACCTGCCCCATCGCCCTATCGCAGCCGCGTTCTTTTCGCCGGATATTGCGGCTTGATGGCGCTTGCCGTCGCTTACTTGATCCGCCGGCAACTCTCGGTTGCCAGCCTGACCAAAAAGCTCATCTCGGATGTTCGGCTTGAGACCCTGGTTCAACTGAACCGGGAATTGATCAACAAGCAGCTCGAGCTGGACAAGGCTTATGCCCGGTTGACGGAGAGCCAGCAGAACCTGGTGCGGTTGGAACGGCTGGCAGCTCTCGGCGAGATGAGCCTGAAAATGCAGCATGAGATTAACAACCCCCTGGCTGTTATGCTTGGCAATCTCGCCTTATTGAAACAAGCATCGCTCCCGCCTGAGATCGCTTCCCGCATTGCTACCTTGGAAGAAATGGCCCGGCGCATCCAGGACGCCGTGGATCGCCTCAGCATGGATCTGCCCCACATTGATGTGGGTGATTCCGCAACTGCCCCGACCGATTTCTGA
- a CDS encoding ATP-dependent 6-phosphofructokinase produces the protein MGKRIGVLTGGGDSPGLNAVIRAVVRQAVAHDFEVIGFLEGWKGVLEGEVEPLGLDKVSGILVRGGTILKTSRTNPLKRADGLPVMMENLRKQEIFALVAIGGDDTMSVAVELTKHGVKVVGVPKTIDNDLPGTDFCFGFDTAVNVATEAIDRLHTTAEAHNRVIVVEVMGRDSGWIALYAGIAGGADFILIPEKPFDIEEVCEALRSRHSRGRSFSIVVAAEGARFARAKPGQEVVLQTEKRDEFGHVRLGGIGQVLASEIEKRTGFETRVVVLGHVQRGGSPSAFDRVLATRFGIAAVDLILSGEFGKMVALQGTRIVAIPLLDATAGTRPADEELYRIASVFFG, from the coding sequence ATGGGCAAGCGAATTGGAGTGCTCACCGGTGGTGGCGATTCGCCCGGATTGAACGCCGTGATCCGGGCAGTGGTACGCCAGGCGGTGGCGCACGACTTCGAGGTCATTGGTTTCCTGGAGGGGTGGAAAGGCGTGCTGGAAGGCGAAGTGGAACCCCTCGGCCTCGATAAGGTATCGGGCATCTTGGTCCGGGGTGGAACCATTTTGAAAACTTCCCGCACCAATCCGCTGAAGCGGGCAGACGGCCTGCCTGTCATGATGGAAAACCTGAGGAAGCAGGAGATCTTCGCGCTGGTGGCCATCGGCGGAGACGACACGATGAGCGTGGCGGTAGAACTGACGAAACATGGCGTCAAGGTGGTCGGCGTTCCCAAGACCATTGACAACGATCTGCCGGGAACCGACTTCTGTTTCGGCTTCGACACGGCCGTCAACGTCGCCACCGAGGCCATCGACCGCCTGCATACCACGGCCGAGGCTCACAATCGGGTGATCGTCGTCGAGGTGATGGGACGCGACTCCGGGTGGATTGCGCTCTACGCCGGCATTGCTGGCGGCGCCGATTTTATCCTGATACCGGAGAAGCCGTTCGATATCGAGGAGGTTTGTGAAGCACTCCGCAGCCGCCACAGCCGCGGTCGTTCCTTCAGCATTGTGGTGGCTGCCGAGGGGGCGCGCTTTGCCCGTGCCAAGCCGGGCCAGGAAGTTGTCCTCCAAACGGAAAAACGCGATGAATTCGGCCACGTGCGGCTCGGCGGGATCGGCCAGGTGCTGGCCTCGGAAATTGAGAAGCGCACCGGATTTGAAACGCGCGTCGTTGTTCTTGGACACGTGCAACGCGGCGGCTCGCCCTCCGCATTTGACCGTGTGCTCGCCACTCGTTTTGGTATCGCCGCGGTCGATCTGATCTTGAGCGGTGAATTTGGCAAGATGGTCGCTTTGCAGGGCACGCGCATCGTGGCCATTCCCCTGCTCGACGCCACTGCCGGTACCCGTCCGGCGGACGAAGAGCTCTACCGCATCGCTTCCGTCTTTTTTGGATGA